A single Leptolyngbya ohadii IS1 DNA region contains:
- a CDS encoding prepilin-type N-terminal cleavage/methylation domain-containing protein, with product MVRSSLLSRLKRLLAAQANVRHSKFNRAQSTSKQSTWGFTLIEVLVVAAIAGGLVTGLMFIVVQLMQADQRESARTETQREMQLAMDYVSDELREAVFVYTGDYLPTLAQYLPDTLTAGDSVPVVAFWRQQAFPETVRTACASASPPAGVGCMSGQSYSLVVYSLTRNPSPRPAGSPWRGGARITRYALTQFQGNSTTVTPGYVNPGDQGNFVNWPFFSGTNLQTARGGRPTATAGTVNTLVDFVDREQATPAVRCPGDNPAVARKPYSISPPDGMLDTAFGAGNRLRSFYACVSSSRAEGTGTSLQNLQTTGSYQDVLLYLRGSAVGRPGIPTAPISRSAELLPTLETRIMLQGVLTREPPS from the coding sequence ATGGTTAGAAGCTCTCTTCTCTCGCGGCTCAAGCGCCTGCTGGCAGCTCAGGCAAATGTTCGCCACTCCAAATTCAATCGGGCGCAATCTACTTCCAAGCAATCTACCTGGGGATTCACACTAATCGAAGTGCTGGTCGTTGCTGCGATCGCAGGGGGACTGGTCACTGGCTTAATGTTTATTGTGGTGCAGCTGATGCAGGCAGACCAGCGTGAATCCGCCCGCACGGAAACACAGCGCGAAATGCAGCTTGCAATGGATTACGTTAGCGATGAACTGCGAGAAGCCGTGTTCGTTTACACCGGAGACTATTTACCGACCCTCGCTCAATACCTCCCGGACACTCTGACCGCTGGGGATTCCGTCCCTGTTGTGGCTTTTTGGCGACAGCAAGCTTTCCCAGAGACGGTTAGAACTGCCTGCGCCTCCGCCTCACCGCCCGCTGGAGTTGGCTGTATGTCAGGTCAGTCCTATTCGCTGGTCGTCTATTCCCTCACCCGCAACCCTAGCCCACGTCCGGCAGGTAGCCCGTGGCGCGGTGGAGCCAGAATTACACGCTACGCGCTGACGCAATTTCAGGGCAACAGTACGACCGTAACGCCGGGATATGTCAACCCTGGCGACCAGGGCAACTTCGTAAACTGGCCCTTTTTCTCCGGAACCAATCTGCAAACTGCCAGGGGAGGACGTCCTACGGCAACGGCAGGCACCGTCAATACGCTCGTCGATTTTGTCGATCGGGAGCAGGCGACTCCGGCGGTTCGCTGCCCTGGTGATAATCCCGCAGTAGCCCGGAAGCCCTACAGTATTTCTCCCCCCGATGGGATGCTCGATACTGCTTTTGGGGCTGGCAATCGTCTACGTAGTTTTTATGCCTGTGTCAGTTCTTCCAGGGCAGAAGGAACAGGAACCAGTCTACAAAACCTGCAAACGACCGGCAGCTATCAGGATGTCCTTCTGTATCTACGCGGCAGTGCGGTTGGCAGACCGGGAATTCCGACCGCTCCAATTTCTCGATCGGCTGAACTGCTGCCTACGCTGGAAACCCGAATCATGCTGCAAGGCGTTCTCACCCGCGAACCTCCTTCATGA
- the hpsA gene encoding hormogonium polysaccharide biosynthesis protein HpsA: protein MATPHKIRAIPRLMQHLIKLPRAWMKGSMRWMMRVLLLIGRRQPQAGFVLPTTALLLLVVTLTVGAIGYRTYTRTQETIGERQQRVIYNAATPAIDRARAKLEFLFDPLRDPRAGGVPSQRQLLGMMLNDGLPIDGAPGPQRFPTDPTAPDPYTLPGEQRLDLNNDGRRDNAWRYPADTNGDGQNDATVVYSILMTAPPNNAAGTAPLNPLQDSRLPAITQRADRLQIRNAPLSNTNQANAACQRSNGAVSALSLVNGDGWFPDPNNRTKLRKNFQVNAYVVPNSQNGTVTTLEFQQDREATQGFKWAAWFRNDIELFPGPAFNWNGAMHTEGNFILGGNSIRTFLVSSQNSCIFDKSELTVARRVNDSGVETFAGQFIVGITRDNSRAGNVGVDVDLANLNQSLTETNDSVNPGAVSPNPGTTDFTLEPVILQTQDDSRSRGANIGNPQLAADAGWVNRIFNNSSQGRLLQSNQPTPYLDDLYRADNRLGPKPRVGRSNPRGVEEIEPEGIGQPIPTSEVELIRDTPPTGGANSEVGLDGYWERRSRLEGLRLIVGQRLELGDPAGWGGPSNASGTALNNDPLGAATEPLRPYAGGCAGTRCNEQRQRRTLLDNLSAVQSTAVYHARSTSGGDFPLACLATTVHPGTPGTLDRSATFENLAAPLQGTTAIPGYTNQTSPMVISDFFRGRGTNGWEFETHALEEFRTPTSPLMNALRNLANFAGDPAGGAPSFPPPIEIAGEGQVHPYPSMAMWGDFSMLRRVLSLYTANGYDALSPADKSTLHTAACTLGMLAYNVDYLENLNYDGIPAATLGNATPATSGSPASAASSTPAVTLAGFNSAFSTADDIRNAFSGLRGRIRLLNVIINTTSVADARSINDRIRAVDPLLALPDPNVSGTSANSRILQTLSDITNAQRDFVIDTARNNNPEFYVRLLERWRDDPGVEQAGTATRASLQNDIYLAQLIITKEQVARDRQYGFLGAYAGNGTSEALNTNDILARGPIGRCFDWSGASDPLASLCSRRPRYPILYSLFSANLPEDGAGNPILAPTVNDAYTGAATDNFLPHTDLRTTASVNNRRVRDFEDRNTWGGYIITQNATVNYAVVRPQDVALRPRRLEMPGSLVALGGVMRDRSTGTESLQNWLLPRGTGASAGFTPNGNDRNRIKVCSVSCSYPASRSDGTGYPQPITLTNTIGAMFTIPFKDSAFFNGREMMTVRSLDLDLDLLRNSQTSLTGDYWLPREGIVYAFREDAVSEADVVRPARDVWDECRTQALMQATAECRMDTYQNAYLSTDPPLNAANRITPKPVDYQPDPDRRVHGFRLKQGVSLVRGGSAANETKSIGISFISPNPAYVLGDFNLHRTFGASPAPLEEFTVPLADNYGNFYTRGSGGANGTLEGNFAQMTTDQWRPSEILADAVTLLSSNFCDGSIQDTLTSAGSIADDLAVAVPLQARYGCGTRTTSFLNQNRPRVLPGDSVNTQRQVRWVTANISDSYPLMLRTLTSGENPDLGDSPLLISRAGMPVQWSANDNFRAYRATDGFYASSRNRPRIDPPANTRVNTILVSGLVPTRTNQPYGGLHNFPRFLEDWSGRNLFFSGAFLQLNFSTYATAPFDLDAWEPGAVPAAGTGCTNSDTESREDICYYGAPNRRWGYDPALQYVPPAPVAQRFQQPETTRSEFYSEPPANDPYIARLRNCVTATSCVPSGT, encoded by the coding sequence ATGGCAACCCCACATAAAATCAGGGCAATTCCCAGACTGATGCAGCACCTTATTAAACTGCCACGCGCCTGGATGAAGGGTTCGATGCGCTGGATGATGCGTGTCCTGCTCTTAATTGGTCGGCGGCAACCGCAGGCAGGCTTTGTTCTCCCAACGACGGCACTCCTGCTGCTGGTAGTGACTCTGACCGTTGGCGCGATCGGGTATCGCACTTATACCCGAACTCAGGAGACGATCGGCGAACGACAGCAGCGCGTTATCTACAATGCAGCCACGCCAGCGATCGATCGAGCCAGGGCAAAGCTGGAATTTTTGTTTGACCCGCTCCGCGATCCGCGTGCAGGCGGTGTACCCAGCCAGCGGCAGTTGCTTGGCATGATGCTCAACGACGGACTCCCGATTGATGGTGCTCCCGGTCCCCAGCGCTTCCCTACCGATCCAACGGCTCCCGACCCCTACACCCTTCCCGGCGAACAACGGTTGGATTTAAATAATGACGGCAGAAGGGACAATGCCTGGAGATACCCAGCCGACACGAATGGAGATGGGCAAAACGATGCCACCGTGGTTTACTCCATTCTTATGACGGCTCCGCCTAATAATGCGGCTGGCACTGCCCCGCTTAATCCTCTGCAAGATTCTCGCCTGCCTGCCATCACCCAGCGAGCGGATCGGCTCCAGATAAGAAACGCGCCTTTAAGCAATACAAACCAGGCAAACGCCGCTTGCCAGCGTTCTAATGGAGCGGTCTCAGCGCTCAGCTTGGTCAACGGAGATGGCTGGTTCCCAGACCCTAACAACCGCACTAAGCTGCGGAAAAACTTCCAGGTCAATGCCTACGTAGTGCCAAATTCCCAGAATGGCACGGTGACTACGCTGGAATTCCAGCAGGATCGCGAGGCAACCCAGGGCTTCAAATGGGCTGCCTGGTTCCGCAACGATATCGAGCTATTTCCCGGTCCGGCATTCAACTGGAATGGGGCAATGCACACCGAGGGCAACTTCATCCTGGGGGGAAATAGTATTCGGACATTTCTGGTTAGTTCGCAGAACTCCTGCATTTTTGATAAGTCAGAGTTAACCGTTGCCCGCAGAGTCAATGACAGCGGCGTAGAAACCTTTGCTGGACAGTTTATCGTGGGCATTACTCGCGACAACTCGCGTGCGGGTAACGTTGGCGTGGATGTAGACCTGGCAAACTTAAACCAGAGCTTGACCGAGACCAATGACTCGGTTAACCCCGGTGCCGTTTCTCCGAACCCAGGCACCACTGACTTCACGCTGGAGCCTGTGATTCTGCAAACCCAGGACGACTCCCGTTCTCGTGGAGCCAATATCGGCAACCCTCAGCTTGCAGCGGATGCGGGTTGGGTTAATCGCATTTTTAACAACAGCAGCCAGGGTAGACTGCTGCAATCGAACCAGCCAACCCCCTACCTGGATGACCTGTATCGGGCAGACAACCGCCTGGGTCCAAAGCCTCGAGTGGGACGATCCAATCCCCGTGGAGTGGAGGAGATTGAGCCGGAAGGAATTGGTCAACCCATTCCAACTTCGGAAGTAGAACTGATTCGCGATACGCCACCCACAGGGGGAGCTAATTCTGAGGTTGGTCTGGATGGCTACTGGGAACGCCGCTCTCGGCTTGAAGGTCTGCGTCTAATTGTCGGTCAACGGCTTGAACTGGGCGATCCCGCAGGTTGGGGCGGACCCTCTAATGCCTCTGGTACAGCATTGAACAACGACCCACTGGGAGCTGCAACAGAGCCACTGCGTCCCTATGCTGGCGGCTGTGCGGGAACTCGTTGTAATGAACAGCGGCAGCGACGCACGCTTCTAGACAACCTGTCTGCGGTTCAGTCTACGGCGGTCTATCACGCCAGATCTACATCAGGAGGAGATTTCCCGCTGGCTTGCTTGGCAACAACTGTTCATCCGGGCACACCGGGCACCCTGGACAGAAGTGCTACCTTTGAAAACTTGGCTGCTCCACTTCAGGGAACAACCGCCATTCCGGGCTACACCAACCAAACCAGCCCAATGGTGATCAGCGATTTCTTCCGGGGACGCGGCACCAATGGCTGGGAGTTTGAAACTCACGCGCTGGAGGAATTCAGAACTCCGACCAGTCCGCTAATGAACGCCCTCCGAAACCTGGCGAACTTTGCAGGCGATCCTGCGGGAGGTGCCCCGTCCTTCCCACCCCCGATCGAGATCGCTGGAGAGGGTCAGGTGCATCCTTACCCCAGTATGGCGATGTGGGGTGATTTCTCGATGCTGCGTCGGGTGCTGAGTCTCTATACGGCAAACGGCTACGACGCTTTGAGTCCGGCAGATAAGAGTACGCTCCACACTGCTGCCTGTACGCTGGGGATGCTGGCATACAACGTTGACTACCTGGAGAATCTGAACTACGACGGTATTCCTGCCGCAACGCTGGGCAATGCTACTCCGGCTACAAGTGGCTCTCCGGCTTCAGCAGCTTCATCTACACCCGCTGTAACGCTTGCAGGCTTTAACAGCGCCTTTTCTACTGCGGATGATATTAGGAATGCTTTTTCCGGTCTGCGGGGACGAATTCGCCTGCTCAATGTGATTATTAATACGACAAGCGTTGCAGATGCTCGGAGTATTAATGACCGAATTCGCGCGGTTGATCCGCTGTTAGCCCTCCCTGATCCAAATGTATCGGGTACCAGTGCCAACAGCCGAATTCTCCAGACCTTATCTGACATAACAAACGCGCAGCGCGACTTTGTAATCGACACTGCCCGTAACAACAACCCGGAATTCTATGTGCGTTTGCTGGAACGCTGGCGAGATGATCCGGGGGTAGAACAGGCAGGAACCGCCACTCGTGCGAGTTTGCAAAACGATATCTACCTGGCACAATTAATCATTACGAAGGAACAGGTTGCCCGCGATCGCCAGTATGGATTTTTGGGAGCCTACGCCGGAAATGGTACCTCAGAGGCACTCAACACTAACGACATTCTTGCCCGTGGTCCGATAGGACGCTGCTTTGACTGGTCGGGTGCTTCTGATCCCCTGGCTTCGCTCTGTTCCCGTCGTCCGCGCTACCCCATTCTCTATTCCCTGTTCTCGGCAAACCTGCCGGAGGATGGAGCGGGAAATCCTATTCTGGCTCCCACCGTCAACGATGCCTATACGGGTGCAGCCACCGACAATTTCCTACCTCACACTGATTTGCGGACGACCGCTAGCGTTAACAACAGGCGCGTGCGCGACTTCGAGGATCGCAATACCTGGGGTGGCTACATCATCACGCAAAACGCCACGGTCAACTATGCGGTGGTCAGACCTCAAGACGTTGCCCTGCGCCCCCGCCGTTTAGAGATGCCCGGCAGTTTAGTTGCCTTGGGTGGCGTCATGCGAGACCGCTCTACGGGAACGGAATCCCTTCAGAACTGGCTCCTGCCCAGGGGAACTGGCGCATCTGCTGGCTTTACCCCCAACGGCAATGATCGCAACCGGATTAAGGTCTGCTCCGTGTCCTGTTCCTATCCGGCATCGCGATCCGATGGCACAGGCTATCCACAGCCGATCACGCTGACAAACACGATCGGTGCCATGTTCACCATTCCATTTAAGGACTCTGCTTTCTTTAACGGACGGGAAATGATGACGGTGCGAAGCCTGGATCTGGATCTCGATCTGCTGCGGAACAGCCAAACCAGTCTGACGGGCGATTACTGGCTCCCCAGAGAGGGCATTGTCTATGCCTTCCGCGAAGATGCCGTGTCTGAAGCAGATGTCGTGCGTCCTGCCAGGGATGTATGGGACGAGTGTAGAACCCAGGCACTGATGCAAGCCACTGCGGAATGCCGCATGGATACTTACCAGAATGCCTATCTCTCGACCGATCCCCCGCTCAATGCCGCCAACCGGATTACGCCAAAGCCCGTTGACTATCAGCCCGATCCCGATCGTCGGGTTCATGGATTCCGTCTGAAGCAGGGAGTTTCCCTCGTGCGGGGAGGCAGTGCCGCCAACGAAACCAAGTCGATCGGCATTTCCTTTATTTCCCCCAATCCGGCTTACGTCCTGGGTGATTTCAACCTGCACCGCACGTTTGGCGCATCGCCTGCCCCCCTGGAGGAGTTTACGGTTCCCCTGGCGGACAACTACGGCAACTTCTATACGCGCGGATCGGGCGGTGCAAACGGAACCCTGGAGGGCAACTTTGCCCAGATGACCACAGATCAGTGGCGTCCGAGCGAAATACTGGCAGATGCTGTCACTCTTCTCTCGTCCAATTTCTGCGATGGCAGTATCCAGGACACCCTGACTTCGGCAGGCAGTATTGCCGATGACCTTGCGGTTGCTGTCCCACTTCAGGCTCGTTACGGTTGCGGTACTCGTACAACGTCTTTCCTGAATCAGAACCGTCCGCGAGTTCTGCCGGGTGATTCGGTCAACACTCAAAGACAGGTTCGCTGGGTTACGGCAAATATTTCCGATAGCTACCCGCTGATGCTGCGAACGCTGACGAGCGGAGAGAACCCCGATCTGGGTGACTCTCCTCTGCTGATTAGCCGTGCCGGGATGCCGGTTCAGTGGTCTGCAAACGACAATTTCCGGGCATATCGCGCAACCGATGGTTTCTATGCATCGAGCCGCAATCGTCCGAGAATCGACCCACCTGCCAACACACGGGTTAATACGATTCTGGTTAGTGGCCTTGTTCCTACGCGAACGAACCAGCCCTACGGCGGTCTGCATAACTTCCCCCGATTCCTGGAGGATTGGAGCGGCAGAAACCTCTTCTTCTCTGGGGCATTCCTTCAGCTCAACTTCAGCACCTACGCAACCGCACCGTTCGACCTGGATGCCTGGGAGCCGGGAGCTGTCCCTGCTGCTGGTACAGGCTGCACGAATAGCGATACCGAGAGCCGAGAGGATATCTGCTACTACGGTGCCCCTAACCGCCGCTGGGGCTATGATCCGGCGCTGCAATACGTTCCGCCTGCCCCGGTTGCCCAACGTTTCCAGCAGCCAGAGACAACGCGCAGTGAGTTCTATTCAGAGCCTCCAGCAAACGATCCCTATATTGCTCGTCTGAGAAACTGCGTCACAGCCACGAGCTGCGTTCCATCGGGAACTTAA
- the zds gene encoding 9,9'-di-cis-zeta-carotene desaturase, whose amino-acid sequence MRVAIVGAGLAGLAAAVELVDAGHEVEIFEARSFIGGKVGSWVDADGNHVEMGLHVFFNNYYNLFALLKKVGAFENLLPKEHVHNFINRGGEIGKLDFRFFAGAPFHGLKAFFTTEQLSLMDKLQNAIALGTSPVVPGLVSYDLAMKWIRSLDGISFADWFRSHGGSNSSLKRMWNPIALALGFIDTEEISARCMLTIFLMFAVKTEASRLNLLAGSPEEYLHKPIVQYLEERGAKLHTRRQTRRILFEEQDGQTVVTGLAIAQGDSEEIVTADAYLAACDVPGIQRLLPQEWRQWTEFDNIYKLEAVPVVTVQMRFDGWVTEMKDADLRKQVDHAAGLDNLLYSADADFSCFADLALTSPKDYYREGQGSLMQVVLTPGDPFIKMSNEEIAQHALKQIHDLFPSSRELNMTWFGVVKLAQSLYREQPGMDPYRPTQKTPIDNFFLAGSYTAQDYIDSMEGATISGKQAAARILEPTGYKVTGAGLFKY is encoded by the coding sequence ATGCGAGTTGCGATCGTTGGGGCAGGATTGGCAGGACTGGCGGCAGCGGTAGAGCTGGTGGATGCGGGGCACGAAGTCGAAATCTTTGAGGCGCGATCGTTTATTGGCGGCAAGGTCGGAAGCTGGGTGGATGCGGACGGCAACCATGTCGAGATGGGGCTGCACGTCTTTTTCAACAACTACTACAACCTGTTTGCCCTGCTGAAGAAGGTTGGCGCGTTTGAAAACCTGCTGCCCAAGGAACACGTTCATAATTTCATTAATCGCGGCGGCGAGATCGGCAAGCTGGATTTCCGCTTCTTTGCAGGCGCACCTTTCCACGGGCTGAAGGCATTTTTTACGACGGAACAGCTATCGCTGATGGATAAGCTGCAAAATGCGATCGCCCTGGGGACGAGTCCGGTGGTTCCGGGTCTGGTGAGCTATGACCTGGCGATGAAGTGGATTCGATCGCTGGATGGTATCAGCTTTGCAGACTGGTTTCGCAGTCACGGCGGCTCGAACAGTAGCCTGAAACGGATGTGGAATCCGATCGCGCTGGCATTGGGCTTTATTGATACCGAGGAGATTTCAGCTCGCTGTATGCTGACGATCTTCCTCATGTTTGCGGTCAAAACAGAAGCCTCCCGACTGAATCTGCTGGCAGGCTCACCGGAGGAGTATCTGCACAAGCCGATCGTCCAATACCTGGAAGAGAGGGGAGCAAAGCTCCATACCCGTCGGCAGACGCGCCGCATTTTGTTTGAAGAACAGGATGGACAAACGGTGGTCACAGGACTGGCAATTGCTCAGGGGGATAGCGAGGAAATCGTCACGGCAGATGCGTACCTGGCTGCCTGCGATGTGCCGGGAATTCAGCGGTTGCTGCCCCAGGAATGGCGACAGTGGACGGAGTTTGACAATATTTACAAGCTGGAAGCGGTGCCCGTGGTAACGGTGCAGATGCGCTTCGATGGCTGGGTGACGGAAATGAAGGATGCGGATCTCCGCAAGCAGGTTGACCACGCGGCAGGTCTGGATAATTTGCTGTACAGCGCCGATGCAGACTTCTCCTGCTTTGCCGATTTGGCATTGACGAGTCCAAAGGACTACTACCGCGAGGGACAGGGTTCCCTGATGCAGGTGGTTCTGACGCCGGGTGATCCATTCATCAAAATGAGCAACGAGGAAATTGCCCAGCACGCCCTGAAGCAAATCCACGATCTCTTCCCCTCCTCGCGGGAGCTGAATATGACCTGGTTTGGCGTGGTAAAACTGGCGCAATCCCTCTACCGGGAACAGCCGGGAATGGACCCCTACCGCCCCACCCAAAAAACGCCGATCGACAATTTCTTCTTAGCAGGCAGCTATACGGCTCAGGACTATATCGACAGCATGGAAGGTGCAACGATTTCTGGCAAGCAGGCAGCGGCAAGGATTCTGGAACCAACAGGCTACAAGGTAACGGGAGCAGGGCTGTTTAAGTATTAG
- a CDS encoding GspH/FimT family pseudopilin gives MRYELKQAPSSTAGFTIAELLIVVMIVGILAAIAAPSYLGFIASRRATMAQSEILQALRQAQANAIRTRQPQTVTFNAAITPPTIQLNSNAATRLGTESLQRQLSASALGLQVSGSSDTPNNVVEFDSRGAVTRGVNMVISATSPAGSNRRRCVIVQTVLGTLRTGQNQECTTTP, from the coding sequence ATGAGATACGAGTTGAAACAGGCTCCATCCTCAACTGCCGGATTTACCATCGCCGAACTGCTCATTGTGGTGATGATTGTTGGCATTCTCGCCGCGATCGCTGCACCAAGCTATCTGGGATTTATTGCCTCCCGTCGGGCAACGATGGCACAGAGCGAGATTCTGCAAGCGCTGCGGCAGGCACAGGCAAACGCCATCCGAACTCGCCAACCGCAAACGGTGACGTTCAACGCTGCAATTACACCCCCTACAATTCAGCTAAACAGCAATGCGGCTACTCGGCTCGGGACGGAATCGCTTCAACGGCAACTATCCGCCTCCGCGTTAGGACTTCAGGTGAGCGGCAGCAGCGACACACCGAACAATGTAGTTGAGTTTGATTCGCGAGGTGCGGTCACGCGAGGCGTCAATATGGTCATCTCGGCAACCTCTCCTGCTGGCAGTAATCGGAGACGCTGCGTCATTGTTCAAACGGTTCTGGGAACGCTGCGAACTGGGCAGAACCAGGAATGCACAACAACGCCTTAG
- the accC gene encoding acetyl-CoA carboxylase biotin carboxylase subunit translates to MRFEKILIANRGEIALRILRTCEEMGIATVAVHSTIDRHALHVQLADEAVCIGDAPSSKSYLNIPNIIAAALTRNATAIHPGYGFLAENARFAEICADHQIAFIGPTPEAIRSMGDKSTAKETMQRIGVPTVPGSDGLLTDEKEALAIAQSIGYPVIIKATAGGGGRGMRLVRTEDELVKSFLAAQGEAEAAFGNAGVYLEKFVERPRHIEFQIIADSYGNVIHLGERDCSIQRRHQKLLEEAPSPALSSELREKMGSAAVRAAQSINYVGAGTVEFLLDRHGNFYFMEMNTRIQVEHPVTEMITGIDLIAEQIRVAQGEKLSLTQEQVQLRGHAIECRINAEDPDHNFRPNPGRISGYLPPGGFGVRMDSHVYTDYEIPPYYDSLIGKLIVWGSDRSAAIERMRRALRECAITGLSTTIGFHQRILDNPQFLDGEVYTNFVEQMMR, encoded by the coding sequence ATGCGTTTTGAAAAAATTCTGATTGCCAATCGGGGGGAAATTGCCCTGCGAATTCTGCGAACCTGCGAGGAAATGGGCATCGCGACAGTAGCCGTTCACTCTACGATCGATCGCCATGCCCTTCATGTGCAGCTTGCCGACGAAGCCGTTTGCATTGGCGATGCACCCAGCAGTAAAAGCTATCTCAACATTCCCAATATTATTGCCGCTGCTCTGACTCGAAACGCGACTGCCATTCATCCAGGCTATGGCTTCCTGGCGGAAAATGCCCGCTTCGCCGAGATCTGCGCCGATCACCAGATTGCCTTTATCGGTCCGACGCCAGAAGCGATTCGATCAATGGGCGACAAATCTACTGCCAAGGAAACAATGCAGCGGATTGGCGTTCCCACGGTTCCCGGCAGTGATGGACTACTGACGGACGAGAAAGAGGCACTGGCGATCGCTCAGAGCATCGGCTATCCGGTCATTATCAAAGCAACGGCAGGCGGTGGTGGACGGGGAATGCGGCTCGTTCGCACAGAGGATGAGTTAGTCAAGTCTTTTCTTGCCGCCCAGGGCGAGGCAGAAGCTGCCTTTGGCAACGCAGGCGTGTATCTGGAAAAATTTGTTGAACGCCCGCGCCACATCGAGTTTCAGATCATTGCGGACAGCTACGGCAATGTGATTCACCTGGGCGAACGGGACTGCTCGATTCAGCGGCGTCACCAGAAACTGCTGGAGGAGGCTCCCAGTCCTGCCCTCAGTTCGGAACTGCGGGAAAAGATGGGCAGTGCTGCGGTGCGAGCCGCCCAGTCGATCAACTACGTGGGGGCGGGAACGGTAGAATTTTTGCTCGATCGCCACGGCAATTTCTATTTCATGGAGATGAACACCCGCATTCAGGTAGAGCATCCCGTCACGGAAATGATTACCGGAATCGATCTGATCGCGGAGCAAATTCGGGTGGCGCAGGGCGAAAAGCTCAGTCTGACTCAGGAGCAGGTGCAGCTTCGGGGACATGCGATCGAATGCCGAATTAATGCCGAAGACCCAGATCATAATTTCCGTCCAAATCCAGGCAGAATTAGCGGCTACTTGCCTCCGGGTGGCTTTGGTGTGCGGATGGATTCCCACGTTTACACCGACTACGAAATTCCTCCCTACTACGATTCCCTGATCGGCAAACTGATTGTCTGGGGCAGCGATCGATCGGCGGCGATCGAAAGAATGCGGCGGGCACTTCGGGAATGTGCAATTACCGGACTCTCTACAACGATCGGATTTCATCAGCGAATTCTGGACAACCCGCAGTTTTTAGACGGGGAAGTTTATACGAATTTTGTGGAGCAGATGATGCGGTAG
- a CDS encoding type II secretion system protein, producing MFDHPAHALIWLLLRHLGGKSSIASRPSPEQGLTIMECLVAVLLIALTIAMIAPPLVLATATRVQNRRAEQAMRVAQGEIDRLRTAVAMGLHTPANLPAIAPGAMAATLANVAAPTAIDTRLRSLNPTGANCPTTRFDPNSSPPPTAVAATSTLPVDVDGDCVAEYLVQVFRTAGLTSTAQQAPGQPRLPSEFDVGVRVYPIQAASNYTPQAALNTLTLPSTLGRTPAPLQLTAGNQRGRPLAVLYSKFVWAEDRTSLCSYFSQGARQQIVSCAGSFPAGTP from the coding sequence ATGTTTGACCATCCTGCTCACGCTCTAATCTGGCTTCTCCTCCGACACTTGGGGGGCAAGTCCTCAATCGCCTCTCGCCCATCCCCTGAGCAGGGCTTAACCATCATGGAATGTTTGGTGGCAGTCCTGCTGATTGCTCTCACTATCGCCATGATCGCCCCACCGCTGGTATTAGCGACCGCGACGCGGGTTCAAAACAGACGGGCGGAACAGGCAATGCGAGTTGCTCAGGGCGAAATCGATCGCCTTCGGACAGCAGTCGCGATGGGGCTTCATACCCCAGCCAATCTGCCTGCGATCGCACCGGGAGCAATGGCGGCAACGCTGGCGAATGTGGCTGCCCCGACCGCGATCGATACGCGGCTGAGAAGCCTGAACCCCACTGGCGCTAACTGTCCAACCACCCGTTTTGATCCAAATTCCAGCCCGCCACCGACTGCCGTTGCTGCAACTAGCACGCTGCCCGTCGATGTGGATGGCGACTGTGTAGCAGAGTATCTGGTACAGGTTTTCCGCACAGCAGGCTTAACTTCAACTGCACAACAGGCACCGGGACAACCAAGACTGCCTTCTGAATTTGATGTTGGGGTTCGCGTGTACCCGATTCAGGCAGCCTCAAACTACACGCCGCAGGCAGCTTTAAATACCCTGACCTTGCCCAGCACCCTTGGCAGAACTCCCGCCCCACTTCAGTTGACCGCTGGCAATCAGCGCGGACGCCCTCTCGCCGTCCTCTACAGTAAGTTCGTCTGGGCTGAAGACAGAACTTCGCTGTGCAGCTATTTTTCTCAGGGAGCCCGACAGCAAATTGTATCCTGCGCTGGCTCCTTCCCCGCTGGTACTCCCTAA